Below is a genomic region from Caldanaerobius fijiensis DSM 17918.
CAACGTGGCACATCCGATAAACAACGAAACAAGAGAGATGATAACTGAAGCGGTGAAGAAATGCTGCTGAGAAACGACAAAGCGGCCAAGGCGCTGAACGAACACCAAAAAAACGTGTCTATACTCTGCGAAGCCATGGGAAGGGCTTACGGCCTTTCCCATGACGATCTTTTCAGGCTTGTTGTTGCTGCAAGGTTTCATGACATCGGCAAGCTTCTCATACCCGACAGTATTCTGAACAAACCCGATAAGCTCAACGATAAGGAGTTTACCATCGTGCGGAAGCATTCGATACTGGGCTACAAGTACATGAAGCACTTCGACTTTGAAGAGAAAATTGCAAGAGCCGTGCTGTTTCATCACGAGAGGTACGACGGTACGGGATACCCAATGGGCTTGAAGGGTGAGAGCATTCCCCTTCTCTCAAGAATCATCAGCGTTGCGGATGCGTTCTGCGCCATGACGGAAGATAGGCCGTACAGAAAGGCAATGAGCAGAAGGGAAACACTGGTGCATATAGAGAGTGAAATAAACGGAAAATTCGATGGAAATATAGTACAATTGTTGATAAGGGAGGTAAGATTATGAACAAAGTTTTTTTGATCGGACGTTTGACGAACGATCCGACGGAAAGGAAGACTCAAAACGGCAAAACGGTGGACAGCTTCACACTTGCCGTTGACAGGCCGTTCGCCAACGCAAACGGTGAAAGGGAAACGGACTTCATACCCATAGTTGTTTGGGGCAAATCGGCAGAGCTTGTGTCGAAGTACTGCAAAAAGGGCAAGCAGGTTGCCGTTTGCGGAAGACTGCAGACAAGGTCATACGAAAAAGACGGTACGAAGCGGTACGTGACCGAGGTCGTGGCCGACGAAGTGCAGTTTCTGGCGAACGCAAAAGGCTCATCTGCAAAGAACGCGGACAAAAACGATAACGACAGTAAGGGGTACGATGAGGAAGACATTGAGGGCTTCGTGCCGGTTGATATGGATGAAAGCGAGCTGCCTTTTTAGAGCGGGTTTATGACCCGCCTTTTTTTTCTGCAAAGACGAAAATGATTTTGTACAATCTAACCGGAGGTGTTATGTATGTTTAAAATCGGTCTTGATTTGGGATACGGGTACGTTAAAGGCATAAACGAGAAAGGCAAAAGGGTTATATTCCCGTCGCTGGTGAGTATGGGACACGACAGGTCGCTGTCCAAACTCTTTCAGAACAGCGCAAACATTATGGACAATTTGCACGTTTCTATATCGGACGGCAGGGAAACACAGGAGTATTTTGTCGGCGAGCTGGCAAGGAACGAAAGCAAAACTGCCTCATTCGTGTTCGATGAGAACAAGATAAACCATCCGAACACGCGGGTGCTGCTTGCCACGGCCTGCGCCCTGCTCATGCCTGACGATGATTCGCCGGTGCACATCGTAACAGGCCTGCCGCTGGAACAGTACATGCATGGGAAAGAAGAATTTTTGGAGATGCTTAAAAGCTTCAAAGCTATTGTATCCATTGCAGATATAAACAGAAGCTGGATAGTTAAGTTCGATAAGGTTACGCTGTTTCCTCAGGCAGCGGGTGCGGTGTACTACTCCATGTGGGATAACATCTCAAGGTATCTTGCAGAGGGCGGGTATATAGGGCTCATAGATATCGGGTTCAAAACGACGGATTATATCGTGTTCAAGCTCGGCAAGAAAATACTGCTCCAAAATGAAATGTCCAACACGATCAACACCGGCATGTCGGATTTGTACGATATAGTTGGCCAGCTGTTTTCAAAGAAAACGGGTGTGATGCCCGATACAAGGGTGGCTATGGAGATCGTGGAAAACGGCGGCATAATGCACTACGGAAAAAAAGTTGATATGAGTAAGGAAATACAGATGGCGAAAGAAGAGGTGGCACGGATTATAAAAAATCGTATTAAGATGTCGTGGAGCGATGAGATGAGCATGTTCAACACGGTGTTTCTGGCAGGCGGCGGTGCAAAGGAACTGGAAGAGCACCTCATGGACATCTATCCGCGCACGGTGCTGGTCAACGATCCTCAGATGGCCAACGCAAGAGGTTTCTTGAAAGTGGCTGAAATTCAGGAGAAAAACGAGAAATAGCAGAGTTGTTTACATGCTTCAATGCAGGTATAATAAACATTGACAGGAGTTACAGTGTATTTCTGTATACGGCTCAGTTCTGTGCTTCTGAAAATATGTGTTTACGGATTTGGGTTGGAATATCCTGCAGATTTCAAATATACCTGCATTGAAGGAGGTTTACATATATGGTGCATTCGTTCAGGACGAACAGCAAATATGATAAAGACATCGAATCAACCCTGCTGGCACTGAACGGCAAGGAAAAAACTGCATTCATTAAGGAGGCAATAAGGTTTTACGTGAAGTACGGCGAAACGATAAAACGAATGGATGACAACATCTCAAAGATGCTGAACATGCTTGAACAGGGCTGCATTTCCGTTCCGGCGGCCTCCGAAGAGCAGTCCGATAATGAAGCAGAAAAGATACTGGAAGACAGCATAATGAGTTTACTGTAAAAAAGCGGGAACTGTATCCCCGCTTTTTTTTATGTGGAAAAAACGAAAGGAGGCGACTGCATGAGAAAAATAAAGGTATCCGCAAGGATAAATGCGGACAGCCCGTTGTTTTATGAGGAAAACATGAGCGAAGTCATAAGGACAGCGCTGGAAAGATATTATCACGGAGCTGCAGGTCAGAAGGAAAGGAGAGAGAAAGATGGACGAACACGTGATGAACGCGTATGAAGCAATAGAGAAAGCCCGCAAAGAGCTTTACTGGGCTTTCAACGAGAGCATCAGAAGGGGTGAGCCGCCTGCAGGCGTCCTGCCGTCGGATGATGTGAAGGTGTCTCTGGACGACGGCGTGATAAGCATTCACATTCCCGATTACCCGCCGAGGACTGCAAAAGCAAAGCAGTATGCCAAAGACAGGTGGCTCAACAACGTCCTCTTCGCTATTCAGAGCCTTGATAAGTGTCCGCGGTTTGATAAGGCGTTCATCTGGATTAAGTTTTTCCTGCCCGCAAGGGACTGGGACGTGGACAACCGCGATATAAGTCCGATAATAAACGGAGTGCGTTATGCAGGCATCATCAAGGATGATACGTTTAAGCACGTGTCCTACGGGTGTGAGGGATTCCAGAGCGATAATCCGCATACTGAAATATACATTGTTGAAAGGAATTGCACCGATAAAATACTGGATGTAATTAACAAAAATGGATAATAAACAGCCTTGCGGGGGTATAGGTGTTTTTGTTTTTTCTGTGCGAAATGTATATGCCTATTTAAAGGCATTTTTTAATATGGGTGTTTTTTAAAAATTCCCTATGTTTTTCAACCCCGATGCGATAGATTCTAAAAATCCTTTTATAAAGAGCATTCGGCAGGTGCCAAAAGGCCAAAAAAAGATCGACCAGACGAGAACGGTATTATTAGGATTGCGGTGCTGTTAAATAGAAAAATAAACTTGCTTGATTTACTGGAAAAAATGAAGCGGAGAAACAGGTTAGCATAGGAGCATAACGGTAACAATGTATCAAATCAATCCAAAGGCAGGGTAAGGTAAGGAAAGAGGGGAAGCAGATATTGCATGCGAGAAGGAAGGTATGAATGTACAGATGAAGGAGATACGAAAGGTGGCAGAGGCTAACTATAAGCCGCAATAGAGAACGGAAGTAACGGTGCAAAATGGAACATGCAAGAAGGAGGAGAAAAGGAAGCGGCTAACCGAAGTTGCAATAAAGCACGTGAATAACGGTGCAGACAGGTAGTTGAACAAAAAATAAGACAGAAAGGAGATGATTTAAGATGATGTTGACGGAAAGAGACATGAAGTTATTGGAGCATTTGAAGAGATACGGAGTGATAACGAAGGAAGGAGCGGGAGCGTTGTACGGGACAGAGAAGTACCACGACACACGGTTGACGGAACTGTACCGTGCCGGGTACGTGAAGAGGAAGTACGGGATAGTATATTTGGGGAAGAAAGGCAAGGAAGTAGTGGGAGAAGGGAAAAAGTTGCCGACGGATAAAATGATGAAGAGGCGGGCGATAAGGATAAGCGAGATGGCGGCATACTTTGAAGGGAGCGCGTGGACGTTCGTACCGAGCTGGGAAGTGAAGAGAAGGGAAGGAGAAATAGATAGAGGTGGAAGGTTTTTGGGGCTGTTGGAAGGCAGGACGGAGTACATGGTGTACGACGTGGGAGAGAAACCGAATGAAGTGACGATAAAACGGATGAAGGACGAGATGAGGAAGCTGTACAAAGTAGGGGTGTACAGAGCGGTGGTGTTTTACGGAAGCGGTGAAGCGAGGGAGAAATATGGAACTGAAGGATTGGGATTGACGGAACAGCTTGCGTTGCCGTACCCGGAAGGGATAGAGCTTTTGAGGAAGCACGGAGAGAGGGATATAGTGAAGGAAGCGGCGAGAAAGGCATTCGGAGA
It encodes:
- a CDS encoding HD-GYP domain-containing protein — encoded protein: MLLRNDKAAKALNEHQKNVSILCEAMGRAYGLSHDDLFRLVVAARFHDIGKLLIPDSILNKPDKLNDKEFTIVRKHSILGYKYMKHFDFEEKIARAVLFHHERYDGTGYPMGLKGESIPLLSRIISVADAFCAMTEDRPYRKAMSRRETLVHIESEINGKFDGNIVQLLIREVRL
- a CDS encoding single-stranded DNA-binding protein encodes the protein MNKVFLIGRLTNDPTERKTQNGKTVDSFTLAVDRPFANANGERETDFIPIVVWGKSAELVSKYCKKGKQVAVCGRLQTRSYEKDGTKRYVTEVVADEVQFLANAKGSSAKNADKNDNDSKGYDEEDIEGFVPVDMDESELPF
- a CDS encoding ParM/StbA family protein, which produces MFKIGLDLGYGYVKGINEKGKRVIFPSLVSMGHDRSLSKLFQNSANIMDNLHVSISDGRETQEYFVGELARNESKTASFVFDENKINHPNTRVLLATACALLMPDDDSPVHIVTGLPLEQYMHGKEEFLEMLKSFKAIVSIADINRSWIVKFDKVTLFPQAAGAVYYSMWDNISRYLAEGGYIGLIDIGFKTTDYIVFKLGKKILLQNEMSNTINTGMSDLYDIVGQLFSKKTGVMPDTRVAMEIVENGGIMHYGKKVDMSKEIQMAKEEVARIIKNRIKMSWSDEMSMFNTVFLAGGGAKELEEHLMDIYPRTVLVNDPQMANARGFLKVAEIQEKNEK